One region of Gilliamella sp. ESL0405 genomic DNA includes:
- the robA gene encoding MDR efflux pump AcrAB transcriptional activator RobA codes for MNQVSIISDLIVWIEKNLEQPLSIDHVAQKSGYSKWHLQRMFKEVTGQVLGTYIRHRRLTYAALSLRMTSKPILDIAMQYRFDSQQTFTRSFKKQFNETPASYRRGEYWDPIGLTPAIELNKDQLTLPEPKFVNMPKQTFWGISYKNNCNLSQLLDEENKLRAQFFHNYLSRYSHKKENLPDKIYAFSRILKSKDNANEQELLYTIALEHNNNLEHIEQIVSEGGLYLCFKYIGAPENFSDFISQVHLAAMPALKVRLRSSSCIIEIHHNHHDDSVHSLKDIKSMECDYCVPVVTENEVNIQQNL; via the coding sequence ATGAATCAAGTTAGTATTATTTCAGATCTTATCGTTTGGATTGAAAAAAATCTGGAGCAACCGTTATCAATTGATCACGTTGCGCAAAAATCAGGTTATTCAAAATGGCATTTACAACGTATGTTCAAAGAGGTAACAGGTCAAGTGCTTGGTACTTACATACGTCACCGTCGGCTTACTTACGCTGCGCTCTCTTTACGTATGACCAGTAAGCCTATTTTAGATATTGCAATGCAGTATCGCTTTGATTCACAACAAACCTTTACCCGTTCTTTTAAAAAGCAATTTAACGAAACACCGGCAAGTTATCGACGCGGTGAATATTGGGATCCAATTGGTTTAACGCCGGCAATTGAGTTAAACAAAGATCAATTAACCCTACCCGAACCGAAATTTGTTAATATGCCTAAGCAGACATTTTGGGGAATTAGCTACAAAAATAACTGTAATTTGAGTCAATTATTAGATGAAGAGAACAAGTTACGAGCGCAGTTCTTCCATAATTATTTATCTCGTTATTCTCATAAAAAAGAGAATTTACCGGATAAAATTTATGCTTTTAGTCGTATTTTAAAAAGCAAAGATAATGCTAATGAGCAAGAGCTACTTTATACCATTGCTTTAGAACATAATAATAATCTTGAGCATATCGAACAAATTGTTAGCGAAGGTGGTTTGTATCTGTGCTTTAAATATATCGGGGCGCCGGAAAACTTTAGTGATTTTATTTCACAAGTTCATTTAGCGGCAATGCCTGCTTTAAAAGTTCGCTTACGTAGTTCAAGTTGTATAATCGAAATTCACCATAATCATCATGATGATAGTGTTCACTCACTAAAGGATATTAAAAGCATGGAGTGTGATTATTGTGTGCCTGTTGTGACCGAGAACGAAGTAAATATCCAACAAAATTTATAA
- the trpR gene encoding trp operon repressor: protein MKTKEWKQTVEILHQAFNDGYSLDILKLLMTADERDALITRVKIVRSLLDGSINQRQLKEQLKIGIATVTRGSNSLKEATPEFKTWLENILLKSDS, encoded by the coding sequence ATGAAAACTAAAGAATGGAAACAGACAGTTGAAATATTACACCAAGCATTTAATGACGGTTACTCACTTGATATATTGAAATTATTAATGACTGCTGATGAGCGTGATGCGCTCATCACACGCGTTAAAATAGTTCGTTCGCTACTTGACGGCTCAATTAATCAGCGTCAATTAAAAGAACAATTAAAAATCGGCATTGCAACAGTGACCCGAGGCTCAAATAGCCTGAAAGAGGCAACACCAGAGTTTAAAACCTGGCTTGAGAATATTTTATTAAAATCAGACAGTTAA
- the sltY gene encoding murein transglycosylase, translated as MSFVFRCFLIVSLLVTNNVWANNTQITLRESFKKWQNTYQTLSYDEQFKLLNTLTDYPLYPYAAAQFFQLNRKTVSPDLVSNFVRQYPNFPLTSSLTQTYLTELTNRKDWSAIISFPKDDSTSSFCRNQYALLQLNNKQGVLDSVESLWKTGKELPSACDPLLDAWSKSGKRTANMILLRVELAFEANNLKLARYLANQLDANYQTTKTHLLALLENPRKIEDFSKNIGASPFTKKIVMATFPRLAKADMNVAATLLPQLIEKQKLSQTEQNLLRKSLANSYFSDLATDEQIKWRDDYIAQSHDTTLVEKRIRKAIDDNNYKDLAYWLTQLTPEDQLKEDWQYWQARVLLDKKETKQAHEILEKLKTNRGFYGMISAQTLKKPYIVNNQSKTPSSAQINTLNSKYDNQLAVKRIKELRLLGMMSESVAEWRAVLKNETQAKAYLDLAIYAHQKGWGDLSILATISGKLWDNWTERLPIMYLGLYKDALKDKTIPLSYALAITRQESAFNTAIQSPAGASGLMQLMPATAKETAAKVSSVTYYSQSQLFEPQTNVLLGSYFLNKVYEQNDRNRILASAAYNAGPSRVKKWLSKSGGKLDAVAFIDSIPFTETRNYVKNILVYDYIYQTILGQKKSKILTENEFSKHY; from the coding sequence ATGAGTTTTGTATTTCGATGTTTCTTGATTGTTAGTTTATTAGTGACAAATAATGTATGGGCAAATAATACTCAAATTACGTTAAGAGAAAGCTTCAAAAAATGGCAAAATACCTATCAAACACTGAGTTATGATGAACAATTCAAACTGCTCAATACACTAACAGACTATCCATTATACCCTTATGCAGCCGCACAGTTTTTTCAACTTAATCGCAAAACGGTTAGCCCTGATTTAGTCAGTAATTTTGTCCGTCAATATCCAAACTTTCCATTAACATCTTCGCTCACTCAAACATATCTAACCGAATTAACCAATCGAAAAGATTGGTCAGCGATTATCTCGTTTCCCAAAGATGATTCAACTTCGTCCTTTTGCCGAAATCAATATGCATTATTACAACTAAACAATAAACAAGGCGTCCTCGATTCGGTCGAATCATTATGGAAGACAGGCAAAGAGCTTCCTTCCGCCTGCGATCCGCTACTTGATGCCTGGTCTAAAAGTGGAAAACGCACCGCAAATATGATCTTATTACGTGTCGAACTTGCGTTTGAAGCAAACAACCTTAAGTTGGCACGTTATTTAGCCAACCAATTAGATGCAAATTATCAAACCACGAAAACGCATTTATTAGCCCTATTAGAAAATCCTCGAAAAATAGAAGACTTTTCTAAAAATATTGGCGCCAGTCCGTTTACTAAAAAAATTGTTATGGCAACTTTTCCACGGTTAGCTAAAGCCGATATGAATGTAGCGGCGACTTTATTGCCACAATTAATTGAAAAGCAAAAACTGTCTCAAACCGAGCAAAACCTGCTACGAAAAAGTCTGGCTAATAGTTATTTCAGTGATCTTGCAACCGATGAACAAATAAAATGGCGAGATGATTATATTGCCCAAAGTCATGATACTACCTTAGTTGAAAAACGCATTCGTAAGGCAATCGATGACAACAACTATAAAGATTTAGCCTATTGGTTAACACAACTTACGCCTGAAGATCAATTAAAAGAGGACTGGCAATATTGGCAAGCGCGTGTGCTATTAGATAAGAAAGAGACCAAACAAGCCCATGAAATTTTAGAAAAATTGAAGACTAATCGTGGTTTTTACGGCATGATAAGTGCTCAAACGCTCAAAAAACCTTATATTGTTAATAATCAATCGAAAACCCCGTCATCTGCTCAAATCAATACACTTAACAGCAAATACGACAATCAACTTGCGGTAAAAAGAATAAAAGAGTTAAGATTATTAGGTATGATGTCCGAGTCGGTTGCCGAATGGCGTGCGGTCTTAAAAAATGAGACTCAAGCGAAAGCCTATTTAGATCTAGCCATATATGCTCATCAGAAAGGTTGGGGCGATTTAAGTATTTTAGCCACAATTTCCGGTAAACTATGGGATAATTGGACTGAACGCTTACCGATAATGTACTTAGGGCTGTATAAAGATGCCTTAAAAGATAAAACCATTCCGTTATCTTATGCTTTAGCGATCACTCGTCAGGAAAGCGCTTTTAACACAGCAATTCAATCGCCTGCCGGGGCGAGTGGTTTAATGCAGTTGATGCCAGCCACTGCTAAGGAGACTGCGGCAAAAGTTAGTTCAGTGACTTATTACTCGCAATCTCAATTATTTGAACCACAAACCAACGTTTTATTAGGTAGTTACTTTTTAAATAAAGTATATGAGCAAAATGACAGAAATCGCATTTTAGCTTCTGCTGCTTACAATGCAGGACCTAGTCGGGTTAAAAAATGGTTAAGTAAAAGTGGCGGAAAACTCGATGCAGTCGCCTTTATCGATAGTATACCTTTTACCGAAACCCGGAATTATGTCAAAAATATATTAGTTTATGATTATATTTACCAAACAATTTTAGGTCAGAAAAAGAGTAAAATCTTAACGGAAAATGAATTTAGTAAACACTATTAA
- the iscR gene encoding Fe-S cluster assembly transcriptional regulator IscR — translation MKLTSKGRYAVTAMLDVALHSQSGPVSLADISERQEISLSYLEQLFSRLRKNGLVTSVRGPGGGYVLSRSMDQIAISSIVKAVNETVHATKCHGQDGCQGGVRCLTHSLWNDLSERIEEFLTSITLSELVNNKEVKAVANRQSHIQHVTIS, via the coding sequence ATGAAATTGACATCAAAAGGGCGATATGCGGTAACCGCAATGTTAGATGTGGCATTGCATTCACAATCAGGCCCTGTATCACTCGCTGATATTTCAGAACGTCAGGAAATATCACTATCTTATCTTGAACAACTATTTTCTCGTTTACGTAAAAATGGCTTAGTAACCAGTGTTCGTGGTCCGGGTGGCGGTTACGTTCTCAGCCGTAGTATGGATCAAATCGCCATAAGCTCAATTGTCAAAGCCGTAAATGAAACCGTTCATGCAACAAAATGTCATGGTCAAGATGGGTGTCAAGGCGGTGTAAGATGTTTAACCCACTCTTTATGGAATGACTTAAGCGAGCGCATTGAAGAGTTTTTAACCAGTATCACGCTAAGTGAATTAGTCAACAATAAAGAAGTTAAAGCAGTAGCGAATCGACAAAGTCATATCCAACACGTCACAATTAGTTAA
- a CDS encoding IscS subfamily cysteine desulfurase encodes MKLPIYMDYAATTPVDPRVADKMMQYLTLDGIFGNPASRSHKFGWQAEEAVDIARNQIADLIGADSREIVFTSGATEADNLAIKGAAHFNKAKGKHIITCKTEHKAVLDTCRQLEREGYEVTYLAPESDGILDLNKLAQAMRSDTTVVSIMHVNNETGVIQDIEKIGEMCRERGIVFHVDATQAVGKLPIDVSKLKVDLMSFSGHKIYGPKGIGGLYVRRKPRVRIEAQMHGGGHERGMRSGTLPVHQIVGMGEAYRIAKEEMATEMPRLLALKNRLWNGLKDIEEVYLNGSLEHSAPNILNVSFAYIEGESLMMALKDLAVSSGSACTSASLEPSYVLRALGLNDELAHSSIRFSLGRFSTEEEVDYVIKLIKDSIDKLRDLSPLWEMFKDGVDLTTIKWSAH; translated from the coding sequence ATGAAATTACCTATTTATATGGATTACGCAGCAACAACGCCTGTTGATCCTAGAGTTGCTGACAAAATGATGCAATATTTAACCTTAGATGGTATTTTTGGTAATCCGGCATCTCGTTCACATAAATTTGGTTGGCAAGCCGAAGAAGCGGTTGATATTGCCCGTAACCAAATTGCCGATCTTATTGGCGCTGATTCACGGGAAATTGTTTTTACTTCTGGGGCAACTGAGGCTGATAATCTGGCTATCAAAGGCGCAGCGCATTTTAATAAAGCCAAAGGTAAACACATCATAACTTGTAAAACTGAACATAAAGCCGTACTTGATACTTGCCGTCAACTTGAGCGAGAAGGGTATGAAGTGACTTATTTAGCCCCGGAATCTGACGGCATACTTGATCTTAATAAGCTTGCACAGGCGATGCGTAGCGATACGACCGTTGTCTCGATTATGCATGTCAATAATGAAACCGGCGTGATACAAGATATCGAAAAAATCGGTGAAATGTGCCGTGAAAGAGGCATTGTTTTTCATGTTGATGCCACTCAAGCTGTGGGTAAATTACCGATTGATGTATCGAAATTAAAAGTCGATTTAATGTCATTTTCCGGTCATAAAATCTATGGACCAAAAGGCATCGGTGGGCTTTATGTACGACGTAAACCACGGGTACGCATTGAAGCACAAATGCACGGTGGTGGGCATGAGCGTGGTATGCGTTCGGGTACATTACCTGTACATCAAATTGTTGGCATGGGCGAAGCCTACCGTATTGCCAAAGAGGAAATGGCAACTGAAATGCCACGATTATTAGCCCTAAAAAATCGGTTATGGAATGGTTTAAAAGATATTGAAGAAGTGTACTTAAATGGCTCTTTAGAGCACAGCGCACCAAATATCTTAAACGTTAGCTTTGCTTATATTGAGGGCGAATCATTAATGATGGCATTAAAAGATTTAGCAGTGTCCTCAGGCTCTGCCTGTACATCGGCAAGCTTAGAGCCTTCTTATGTACTGCGTGCATTAGGACTTAATGATGAGCTTGCCCATAGCTCGATTCGTTTTTCATTAGGACGATTTAGTACAGAAGAAGAAGTTGATTATGTCATTAAATTGATTAAAGACTCTATCGATAAGTTAAGGGATCTTTCCCCACTTTGGGAAATGTTTAAAGATGGTGTTGATTTAACGACAATCAAATGGTCAGCCCATTAA
- the iscU gene encoding Fe-S cluster assembly scaffold IscU → MAYSEKVVDHYENPRNVGSFDQNDPNVGSGMVGAPACGDVMRLQIKVNDEGIIEDAKFKTYGCGSAIASSSLVTEWIKGKSLDEAQAIKNTDIAKELALPPVKIHCSILAEDAIKAAIDDYKTKKGQR, encoded by the coding sequence ATGGCATATAGCGAAAAAGTCGTTGATCATTATGAAAACCCTCGTAATGTGGGTTCATTCGATCAAAATGATCCTAATGTTGGTAGTGGTATGGTCGGTGCGCCAGCATGTGGTGATGTAATGCGATTACAAATCAAAGTTAACGATGAAGGCATTATTGAAGATGCTAAATTTAAAACCTATGGTTGTGGTAGTGCGATTGCTTCGAGCTCTTTAGTGACCGAATGGATCAAAGGTAAATCGCTCGATGAAGCACAAGCGATTAAAAATACCGATATTGCCAAAGAGCTGGCATTGCCGCCGGTTAAAATTCACTGTTCAATTTTAGCCGAAGATGCAATTAAAGCAGCAATTGATGACTATAAAACTAAAAAAGGACAACGTTAA
- the iscA gene encoding iron-sulfur cluster assembly protein IscA — MAITLTTRAANRVQAFLANRGKGVGLRLGIKTSGCSGMAYVLEFADTINDDDSVFEDKDVKVIVDKKSLVYIDGTELDFVKEGLNEGFKFNNPNAHNECGCGESFNV, encoded by the coding sequence ATGGCAATTACATTAACTACTCGCGCAGCCAATCGAGTTCAAGCGTTTTTAGCTAATCGCGGAAAAGGCGTTGGGCTCAGACTTGGCATTAAAACATCGGGTTGTTCGGGTATGGCTTATGTTTTAGAGTTTGCCGATACAATTAACGATGATGATAGCGTTTTTGAAGACAAAGATGTAAAAGTCATCGTCGATAAAAAAAGTTTAGTTTACATTGACGGCACCGAACTTGATTTTGTCAAAGAAGGCTTAAACGAAGGCTTTAAATTTAATAATCCTAATGCGCATAACGAATGTGGTTGTGGCGAAAGCTTTAATGTTTAA
- the hscB gene encoding Fe-S protein assembly co-chaperone HscB, producing MDNYFELFQLPISLPVDMAHLTAHYQQLQRQYHPDNFANATDSEKVAIIQKSAMINDAYQTLKDPIKAAQYLLSLQGFDVEIEQNIIHDADFLMEQFTLREQLDEIEQQANFALLDDFDAQISERKRAVYQQLLQHIAKQDWQLALNQIYKIRYLARLIEHIEKLQEKQFPL from the coding sequence GTGGATAACTATTTTGAGCTGTTTCAATTGCCGATAAGTTTACCTGTCGATATGGCGCATTTAACTGCGCACTATCAGCAGCTACAAAGACAGTATCATCCGGATAATTTTGCTAATGCAACTGATAGCGAAAAAGTGGCAATTATTCAAAAGTCGGCAATGATTAATGATGCTTATCAAACCCTTAAAGATCCAATTAAAGCGGCGCAATATCTGTTGTCTTTACAAGGATTCGATGTGGAAATAGAGCAAAATATTATTCATGATGCTGACTTTTTAATGGAACAATTCACCTTGCGTGAACAGCTTGATGAGATCGAACAGCAGGCGAACTTTGCCCTTTTGGATGATTTTGATGCGCAAATATCAGAGCGAAAGCGAGCGGTCTACCAGCAACTATTGCAACATATAGCAAAGCAAGATTGGCAATTAGCACTGAATCAAATCTATAAAATCCGTTATCTAGCTAGATTGATTGAACACATCGAAAAGTTACAAGAAAAACAATTTCCTTTATAA
- the hscA gene encoding Fe-S protein assembly chaperone HscA, with protein sequence MVLLQISEPGQTPEPHQRRLAVGIDLGTTNSLVATVRSGKSEVLPDLEGEALLPSVVHYGLDHDDNMIITVGKNAKTSATSDPQNTVSSVKRLMGRSEADIDVSHFPYSFSFTENGVPLLNLPNIKVNPIQVSAEILVALAERAKQSLQGEIDGAVITVPAYFDDAQRQATKDAAKLAGLHVLRLLNEPTAAAIAYGLDSGKEGVIAVYDLGGGTFDISILRLHKGVFEVLATGGDSALGGDDFDRLVANYIKTQLGIDSADDHRLNQQILNQAVEAKIALSQQESVECQINNQTLTITRTQFEQLIEPLVKRTLAVCRRALKDANIDADEVSEVVMVGGSTRVPLVRQLVANYFRTEPLTSIDPDQVVAIGAAIQADILVGNKPDSDMLLLDVIPLSLGIETMGQLVEKIIPRNSTIPCARAQEFTTFKDGQTAMMIHVLQGERETVADCRSLAQFTLRGIPPMPAGGAHIRVTFQVDADGLLSVSAMEKSTGVEAAIQVKPSYGLTDNEIANMIQDSISHAQEDKQARMLAEQKVEAARVLETLQSALDKDADLLSPAELEQILAAKHQLQLASESDDRYRIQAQIKIVDSVTQNFAAKRMDRSIRHALTGHNVNDI encoded by the coding sequence ATGGTTTTATTACAGATCAGTGAACCGGGACAAACCCCAGAACCTCATCAGCGCCGCCTTGCGGTCGGCATCGATCTTGGTACAACAAATTCATTAGTGGCAACAGTGCGTAGTGGCAAATCAGAAGTACTGCCCGATCTAGAGGGTGAGGCATTACTTCCTTCGGTTGTTCATTATGGCCTTGATCATGATGATAATATGATTATTACTGTCGGTAAAAATGCCAAAACTAGTGCGACCAGTGATCCGCAAAATACCGTCAGTTCAGTAAAACGGCTAATGGGGCGAAGCGAAGCTGATATTGATGTCTCGCATTTTCCCTATTCCTTTTCATTTACTGAAAATGGCGTGCCTTTATTAAATTTACCCAATATTAAAGTCAATCCAATTCAAGTATCAGCAGAAATTTTAGTTGCGCTGGCTGAGCGAGCTAAGCAGAGCTTACAAGGTGAAATAGACGGTGCGGTCATTACCGTTCCAGCCTACTTTGATGATGCCCAACGACAAGCAACCAAAGATGCGGCTAAATTAGCCGGGTTGCATGTTCTTCGTCTGTTAAATGAGCCAACTGCCGCTGCCATTGCTTATGGTTTGGATTCGGGCAAAGAAGGCGTAATTGCGGTTTATGATTTAGGTGGCGGCACGTTTGATATCTCTATTCTTCGACTACATAAAGGGGTTTTTGAAGTACTGGCTACCGGTGGCGATTCTGCCCTCGGCGGGGATGATTTTGATCGGTTAGTGGCGAATTACATCAAAACGCAGTTAGGTATAGATTCTGCTGATGATCATCGCTTAAACCAACAAATTCTTAATCAAGCTGTCGAAGCTAAGATAGCCTTAAGCCAGCAAGAGAGTGTGGAATGTCAGATTAATAATCAAACATTAACCATTACCCGAACGCAGTTTGAACAACTCATTGAGCCATTAGTTAAGCGAACTTTAGCCGTTTGTCGACGAGCGTTGAAAGATGCCAATATCGATGCCGATGAGGTGTCAGAAGTGGTGATGGTTGGTGGGTCAACTCGTGTGCCATTAGTCCGTCAACTCGTTGCTAACTATTTTAGGACTGAACCATTAACCTCAATCGATCCAGATCAGGTGGTGGCAATCGGTGCTGCCATTCAAGCTGATATCTTAGTTGGCAATAAGCCAGATTCTGATATGTTATTGCTTGATGTCATTCCACTGTCTTTAGGGATCGAAACCATGGGGCAATTGGTTGAAAAAATCATTCCTCGTAATAGCACGATACCTTGCGCACGTGCACAAGAGTTTACCACTTTTAAAGATGGGCAAACGGCGATGATGATTCATGTGCTACAAGGAGAACGGGAAACGGTTGCCGATTGCCGTTCGCTAGCGCAGTTTACGCTACGTGGGATTCCGCCAATGCCAGCTGGGGGCGCGCATATACGTGTGACGTTTCAAGTTGATGCTGACGGTTTATTAAGCGTCAGCGCCATGGAAAAATCAACCGGGGTTGAAGCAGCCATTCAAGTCAAGCCTTCTTACGGTTTAACCGATAATGAAATTGCTAACATGATTCAAGATTCAATTAGTCATGCCCAAGAAGATAAACAAGCTAGAATGCTTGCTGAACAAAAAGTTGAAGCAGCAAGAGTGCTGGAAACACTACAAAGCGCTTTAGATAAAGATGCTGATTTATTAAGCCCAGCGGAACTGGAACAAATTTTAGCCGCTAAACATCAATTACAACTCGCCAGTGAATCTGACGATCGTTACCGCATTCAAGCGCAAATTAAAATTGTTGATAGTGTTACGCAAAACTTTGCGGCTAAACGTATGGACAGATCAATCCGTCATGCATTAACCGGTCACAATGTTAATGATATTTAA
- the fdx gene encoding ISC system 2Fe-2S type ferredoxin → MPKITFLPNADLCPEGKTVEAEEGESILEVALRNDIEIEHACEMSCACSTCHCIVRKGFDSLQESDEQEDDMLDKAWGVEPHSRLSCQARVADEDLEVEIPRYSLNHAKEDH, encoded by the coding sequence ATGCCAAAAATTACTTTTTTACCTAATGCCGATCTTTGCCCGGAGGGAAAAACCGTTGAAGCAGAGGAAGGCGAATCTATATTAGAAGTTGCTTTACGCAATGATATTGAAATTGAGCATGCTTGTGAAATGTCGTGTGCTTGCTCGACTTGTCACTGTATTGTCCGTAAAGGATTTGATTCACTGCAAGAGAGTGATGAACAAGAAGATGATATGCTTGATAAAGCGTGGGGCGTTGAGCCACATAGCCGTCTGAGCTGTCAGGCACGAGTTGCTGATGAAGATTTAGAAGTAGAAATTCCAAGATATAGTCTTAATCACGCCAAAGAAGATCATTAA
- the rpsJ gene encoding 30S ribosomal protein S10, whose product MSNQRIRIRLKAFDHRLIDQSTAEIVETAKRTGAQVRGPIPLPTRKERFTVLISPHVNKDARDQYEIRTHKRLVDIVEPTEKTVDALMRLDLAAGVDVQISLG is encoded by the coding sequence ATGTCGAACCAAAGAATCCGTATCCGGTTAAAAGCGTTTGATCATCGTTTGATTGATCAATCAACTGCTGAAATTGTAGAAACTGCGAAGCGCACAGGTGCGCAAGTTCGTGGTCCTATTCCATTACCGACACGCAAAGAGCGTTTCACAGTATTGATTTCTCCGCACGTAAATAAAGATGCGCGTGATCAATATGAGATTCGTACTCACAAACGTCTAGTTGATATCGTTGAGCCAACTGAAAAAACAGTTGATGCTTTAATGCGCCTAGATCTTGCTGCCGGTGTTGATGTGCAGATCAGTTTAGGTTAA
- the rplC gene encoding 50S ribosomal protein L3: MIGLIGRKVGMTRIFTEEGVSIPVTVVEVQSNRITQVKTLENDGYQAIQVTTGSKKASRVNKPEAGHFAKAGVEAGRGLWEFRFEEGEFTVGQSINVDIFTDVKKVDVTGTSKGKGFAGVTKRWNFRTQDATHGNSLAHRGHGSIGQNQTPGKVFKGRKMAGHLGNERVTVQNLDIVRVDAERNLLLIKGAVPGAINSDVIVKPAIKA, translated from the coding sequence ATGATTGGTTTAATCGGTCGTAAAGTAGGAATGACACGAATCTTCACCGAAGAGGGTGTTTCTATTCCTGTCACCGTAGTTGAAGTTCAAAGCAACCGCATTACACAAGTTAAAACACTTGAGAATGACGGTTATCAAGCCATTCAGGTTACTACTGGCAGCAAAAAAGCAAGCCGTGTAAACAAACCTGAAGCAGGTCATTTCGCTAAGGCTGGCGTTGAAGCTGGTCGTGGTCTATGGGAATTCCGTTTTGAAGAAGGCGAATTTACTGTAGGTCAAAGTATTAACGTTGATATTTTCACAGACGTTAAAAAAGTTGATGTTACTGGTACATCTAAAGGTAAAGGTTTTGCTGGCGTAACTAAACGTTGGAATTTCCGTACTCAAGATGCAACACATGGTAACTCTTTGGCACACCGTGGTCATGGCTCTATTGGTCAAAACCAAACTCCGGGTAAAGTGTTCAAAGGTCGTAAAATGGCAGGTCACCTAGGTAATGAACGTGTAACCGTTCAAAACTTAGATATTGTACGTGTTGATGCAGAGCGTAACCTTTTATTAATTAAAGGTGCTGTTCCTGGCGCAATCAATAGTGACGTAATTGTTAAACCGGCAATCAAGGCTTAA
- the rplD gene encoding 50S ribosomal protein L4 → MELVVKDAQALSVSETTFGREFNEALVHQVVVAYASAARQGSRAQKTRAEIAGSGKKPWRQKGTGRARSGSIKSPIWRSGGVTFAAKPQDHSQKVNRKMYRGALKSIFSELVRQERLVVVENFTVEAPKTKLLTQKLNDMNLNDVLIICSEVDENLFLAARNLHKVDVRDVAGIDPVSLIAFDKVVITVDAVKQVEEMLA, encoded by the coding sequence ATGGAATTAGTAGTAAAAGACGCGCAAGCGCTTTCTGTTTCCGAAACTACCTTCGGACGTGAGTTTAATGAAGCGTTAGTTCATCAAGTAGTTGTTGCTTATGCATCTGCTGCTCGTCAAGGCTCACGCGCACAAAAAACTCGTGCAGAAATCGCTGGTTCAGGCAAAAAACCATGGCGTCAAAAAGGCACAGGTCGTGCTCGTTCAGGTTCTATTAAGAGCCCAATTTGGCGTAGTGGTGGTGTAACATTTGCAGCAAAACCACAAGATCATAGCCAAAAAGTTAACCGTAAAATGTATCGTGGTGCATTAAAGAGTATTTTCTCTGAATTAGTGCGTCAAGAGCGTTTAGTTGTAGTTGAAAACTTTACTGTTGAAGCACCTAAGACTAAATTATTAACTCAGAAATTAAATGATATGAACTTAAATGATGTTCTTATTATCTGTTCTGAAGTTGATGAAAATCTTTTCTTAGCAGCACGTAACTTACATAAAGTTGATGTGCGTGATGTGGCAGGTATTGATCCAGTTAGTTTGATTGCATTTGACAAAGTGGTTATCACTGTTGATGCCGTTAAACAAGTAGAGGAGATGTTAGCATGA
- the rplW gene encoding 50S ribosomal protein L23 — protein MIREERLLKVLRAPHVSEKASISMEKTNTLVLKVAKDATKREIKAAVEQLFEVKVDDVNTLVVKGKVKRRGQQIGRRSDWKKAYVTLAEGQNLDLAGVAE, from the coding sequence ATGATTCGTGAAGAGCGTCTGCTGAAAGTCCTGCGAGCACCACATGTTTCTGAAAAAGCATCTATTTCAATGGAAAAAACAAATACATTAGTATTGAAAGTTGCTAAAGATGCTACTAAGAGAGAGATTAAAGCCGCAGTTGAACAACTATTTGAAGTTAAAGTAGATGACGTAAATACACTTGTTGTTAAAGGCAAAGTAAAACGTCGTGGTCAACAAATTGGTCGCCGTAGCGACTGGAAAAAAGCTTACGTTACTTTAGCAGAAGGTCAGAATTTAGACCTTGCTGGCGTCGCTGAGTAA